In one window of Astyanax mexicanus isolate ESR-SI-001 chromosome 18, AstMex3_surface, whole genome shotgun sequence DNA:
- the msantd4 gene encoding myb/SANT-like DNA-binding domain-containing protein 4: protein MDFLQLRHLKRKRKSNYSVRETQTLIREIQRRRDVLFSRQQNTAVNELKRRAWEEVAECVNSLGEGEVRTAGEVKRRYLDWRTLMKRKQLRAQLAAGLQPDYDPPCSPDNEASLCGEPAQEPCSFQKEAQGYWQDLPDLGENSVHSGVKLEDSEASDYNLDGGVGDSVPDEVEGEGEGDEDDEDCFPSILTDVDRDENVPEEFTHIDEFGVLSCSKASAGPSLTRDLGPATPGTPGACAATLGLSAGDSTSLLVALERQRLELEKQRMQLEKERLQVEKERLLVEKKRLCQAEMEHERLHLEKERLDLERERLRLLMQQSALPQQSPATSTTAATPTTSSAPSSSSFLDVEKDKKPVWPGWTDLEGEKLKLEKERLLLEKERLQFFRFESGRLQIERERLQVEKERLQLQKDGQQMVLHS, encoded by the exons ATGGACTTCCTACAGTTGAGGCACTTGAAGCGGAAGCGGAAGAGTAACTACAGTGTGCGGGAGACGCAGACCCTGATCCGAGAGATCCAGCGGCGGCGAGACGTCCTGTTCTCGAGGCAGCAGAACACAGCGGTGAACGAGCTGAAGCGGCGGGCATGGGAGGAGGTGGCAGAATGCGTGAACTCACTGGGCGAGGGCGAGGTGCGCACGGCTGGGGAGGTCAAGCGTCGTTACCTGGACTGGCGCACACTGATGAAGCGGAAGCAGCTGCGGGCACAGCTGGCAGCTGGACTGCAACCGGACTATGACCCACCATGTTCCCCCGACAATGAGGCCTCGCTTTGTGGGGAGCCGGCACAGGAACCGTGCAGCTTTCAGAAAGAAGCGCAGGGATACTGGCAGGACCTACCAGACCTCGGGGAGAACAGTGTCCACTCCGGGGTTAAATTGGAGGACTCTGAGGCTAGTGATTACAAT CTGGACGGTGGTGTTGGAGACAGTGTTCCAGATGAGGTAGAAGGTGAAGGTGAAGGAGATGAAGATGACGAAGATTGCTTCCCCTCCATCCTAACAGACGTGGACAGAGACGAGAATGTTCCAGAAGAGTTTACCCACATCGATGAGTTTGGTGTCCTGAGCTGCTCTAAGGCTTCTGCTGGACCGTCACTGACCAGAGACCTGGGGCCTGCAACACCTGGCACACCTGGAGCTTGTGCAGCCACGCTAGGCCTGTCTGCAGGAGACAGCACAAGCCTGCTGGTGGCGCTGGAGAGACAGCGTCTGGAGCTGGAGAAGCAGCGGATGCAGTTGGAaaaggagaggctgcaggtggaGAAGGAGCGCCTCCTGGTGGAGAAAAAGAGGCTGTGTCAGGCAGAGATGGAGCATGAGCGCCTCCATCTGGAGAAGGAGCGTTTGGACTTGGAGAGAGAGAGGCTCCGCCTGCTCATGCAACAGTCTGCACTCCCACAGCAAAGCCCCGCCACCTCCACCACTGCAGCCACACCCACCACCTCCTCCGCCCCCTCCTCATCATCCTTCCTGGATGTGGAGAAAGACAAGAAGCCCGTCTGGCCAGGGTGGACGGATCTGGAGGGGGAGAAGCTGAAGCTGGAGAAGGAGCGTCTCCTGCTGGAGAAGGAAAGGCTACAGTTCTTTAGGTTTGAGTCAGGGCGGCTGCAGATTGAACGAGAGCGCCTCCAGGTGGAAAAGGAGAGACTACAGCTGCAAAAGGATGGCCAGCAGATGGTGCTGCACTCGTGA